Proteins encoded by one window of Phenylobacterium soli:
- the thiD gene encoding bifunctional hydroxymethylpyrimidine kinase/phosphomethylpyrimidine kinase: MTTAPAHRGRVLIIAGSDSGGGAGIQADIKTVTALGGYAATAITTVTVQNTLGVTGVHPIPADVVAAQAEAVLSDIGADALKTGMLGDVAMVETVAALLDEAPGAPAVVDPVMVAKGGAPLLADRAVAAVRDLMVPRAALLTPNAPEAQALTGIAVERPDDQRRAAEALLALGAKAVLMKGGHVEGDRVVDLLVTPAGETAFEAERIITRHTHGTGCTLASACAAGLAQGLPLTEAVARAWAYVQEAIARAPGLGAGHGPLDHAWPLRERR; encoded by the coding sequence ATGACGACGGCGCCTGCGCACCGCGGACGGGTGCTGATCATCGCCGGCTCCGATTCCGGCGGCGGCGCCGGGATCCAGGCCGACATCAAGACCGTCACCGCGCTCGGCGGCTATGCGGCCACGGCGATCACCACCGTCACCGTGCAGAACACCCTCGGCGTCACCGGCGTGCATCCGATCCCGGCCGACGTCGTCGCCGCCCAGGCCGAGGCCGTGCTCTCCGACATCGGGGCCGACGCCCTCAAGACCGGCATGCTGGGCGACGTCGCCATGGTCGAGACCGTCGCCGCCCTGCTGGACGAGGCGCCCGGCGCGCCGGCGGTGGTCGATCCGGTGATGGTGGCCAAGGGCGGGGCGCCGCTGCTGGCCGACCGCGCGGTCGCTGCGGTGCGCGACCTGATGGTTCCGCGCGCGGCCCTGCTCACCCCCAACGCCCCGGAGGCGCAGGCCCTGACCGGGATCGCCGTGGAACGCCCCGACGATCAGCGCCGCGCCGCCGAGGCCCTGCTGGCCCTGGGCGCCAAGGCGGTGCTGATGAAGGGCGGCCATGTGGAGGGCGACCGGGTCGTCGACCTGCTCGTCACCCCGGCGGGCGAGACCGCCTTCGAGGCCGAGCGGATCATCACCCGACACACCCACGGCACCGGCTGCACCCTCGCCTCGGCCTGCGCCGCGGGCCTTGCCCAGGGACTGCCGCTCACCGAGGCCGTCGCCCGCGCCTGGGCCTATGTGCAGGAGGCCATCGCCCGCGCGCCCGGCTTGGGCGCCGGCCACGGCCCCCTCGACCACGCCTGGCCGCTAAGGGAGCGCCGATGA
- a CDS encoding nucleotidyltransferase family protein — protein MTDLLERRLEDILRASPSLMQVLTTARDLALPDWMIFSGAIYQRALNQLTGRDLDYGIKDYDLGYFDASDTSYEAEDVVIRKVAAAFEPPLREMVEVRNQARVHLWFEGKFGEPYAPLTCTAEALGRFVSPLFAVGVRLETDGRLTIAAPFGLDDIFALRLRPNPDRRTNGFARTAASAKARWPELSVEP, from the coding sequence ATGACCGACCTCCTCGAACGGCGGCTGGAAGATATCCTGCGGGCCTCGCCGTCTTTGATGCAGGTGCTGACGACCGCCCGTGACCTCGCCCTGCCGGACTGGATGATCTTCTCGGGCGCGATCTACCAGCGGGCGCTGAACCAGCTGACCGGCCGCGACCTCGACTACGGGATCAAGGACTACGACCTTGGCTATTTCGACGCCTCCGACACCTCCTACGAGGCAGAGGACGTGGTGATCCGTAAGGTCGCTGCGGCCTTCGAGCCGCCGCTGCGCGAGATGGTCGAGGTGCGCAACCAGGCGCGCGTGCACCTGTGGTTCGAGGGCAAGTTCGGCGAGCCCTACGCCCCGCTCACCTGCACCGCCGAGGCGCTCGGCCGCTTCGTCTCCCCGCTGTTCGCGGTCGGCGTGCGGCTGGAGACGGACGGGCGGCTGACCATCGCCGCGCCCTTCGGACTGGACGACATCTTCGCCCTGCGCCTGCGGCCCAACCCGGACCGACGGACCAACGGCTTCGCCCGCACCGCCGCCTCGGCCAAGGCCCGCTGGCCCGAACTTTCGGTCGAGCCTTGA
- a CDS encoding PhzF family phenazine biosynthesis protein — protein sequence MRQWTIDAFASGPFKGNPACVVEPQAAWRDAAWMQALAAENNQAETAFLLKTADPARFGLRWFTPTVEVPICGHATLASAHALFAELGVAAEAVTFDTQSGPLIVRRDGAGYEMDFPAQPPARVATPTGLSAALGVEPVEVWASSYLIAVLADEAAVRGLRPDIAALGAVVSPATAPGNIGVVALADVGRPYDVVDRFFAPGSGIPEDPATGSLHCILAPLYADKLGRAGVRFHQAYPGRGGDLDCEARGERVLLRGRAVTVFDGQLR from the coding sequence ATGCGCCAGTGGACCATCGACGCCTTCGCCAGCGGCCCCTTCAAGGGCAACCCCGCCTGTGTGGTCGAGCCCCAGGCCGCTTGGCGCGACGCGGCCTGGATGCAGGCCCTCGCCGCCGAGAACAACCAGGCCGAGACCGCCTTCCTGCTGAAGACCGCCGACCCGGCGCGCTTTGGCCTGCGCTGGTTCACCCCCACCGTCGAGGTGCCGATCTGCGGCCACGCGACGCTGGCCTCCGCCCATGCCCTGTTCGCCGAACTCGGCGTGGCGGCGGAGGCCGTCACCTTCGACACCCAGTCCGGCCCGCTGATCGTCCGCCGGGACGGCGCGGGCTACGAGATGGACTTCCCCGCCCAGCCGCCCGCGCGCGTTGCGACGCCGACGGGCCTTTCGGCCGCGCTCGGGGTCGAGCCGGTGGAGGTCTGGGCGTCCAGCTACCTGATCGCCGTGCTCGCGGACGAGGCCGCCGTGCGGGGCCTGCGCCCCGACATCGCCGCCCTCGGCGCCGTCGTCTCGCCCGCCACTGCGCCCGGCAACATCGGCGTGGTCGCCCTGGCCGATGTGGGTCGTCCCTACGACGTGGTCGACCGCTTCTTCGCGCCGGGCTCCGGCATCCCTGAGGATCCTGCCACCGGCTCGCTGCACTGCATCCTGGCGCCGCTCTACGCCGACAAGCTCGGCCGCGCGGGGGTGCGCTTCCACCAGGCCTATCCCGGCCGCGGCGGCGACCTCGACTGCGAGGCCCGCGGTGAGCGCGTCCTGCTGCGCGGCCGCGCCGTCACCGTCTTCGACGGCCAGCTCCGCTAG
- a CDS encoding ATP-binding protein, whose translation MTQASAGSRPAPVATFHARVARVGLITTLVVLMAACATFMLQQWAVARAQSHSVLQSLTEMTARTAAPALARGDTAAAQAPLSAFAAVPRLVASQITDQHGRVVARYQAAKPADGDRDEVVRDVVQDGKVIGHVSITIARPTLAPTLPKYIALTLVLLFGGIGVALFLARSLAHQVIAPVQRLSEGMHKVAAGGSFEPVEVQADDELFRSLTASFNHLLGKLGEREDDLRRAMRELEEARDAANAANVLKTQFLANMSHEIRTPLNGVLAMAEVMAMGELDAVQRDRLDVIRQSGSLLLAVLNDVLDLSKIEAGKLTLVLDDFELGDAMAAAAEPFRVIASGKGLKFDFAVAENARGWWRADSDRLRQIVGNLLSNAVKFTPRGAVKARVDVSAETGALRIVVTDTGVGIAPEKLPTLFEKFTQADNSATRRFGGTGLGLAICRELTQMMGGSIDVESREGKGSTFTVELPLARGEPSEAVAEGADGRGEDGDLRLLAAEDNPTNQQVLQAVMDSLGIDIDIVPDGQEAVDAWRTGGYDLILMDIQMPVMDGIAAAREIRRLEQDGGRRRTPIVALTANALTHQIEEYLAAGMDGHVAKPIEIAKLYEAISAALNAAAVGAAGQASEPEASAA comes from the coding sequence ATGACCCAAGCTTCCGCCGGCTCCAGACCCGCGCCCGTTGCGACATTCCACGCCCGCGTTGCGCGGGTGGGCCTGATCACGACCCTGGTCGTGCTGATGGCCGCGTGCGCCACCTTCATGCTCCAGCAGTGGGCGGTGGCCCGCGCGCAATCGCATAGCGTCCTGCAGTCGCTCACCGAAATGACCGCGCGCACGGCCGCGCCCGCCCTCGCGCGCGGAGACACGGCGGCCGCCCAGGCGCCGTTGAGCGCCTTCGCCGCCGTGCCGCGGCTGGTGGCCAGCCAGATCACCGACCAGCACGGCCGCGTCGTCGCCCGCTACCAGGCCGCCAAGCCCGCCGACGGCGACCGTGACGAGGTGGTCCGCGACGTTGTCCAGGACGGCAAGGTCATCGGCCATGTCTCGATCACCATCGCGCGCCCGACGCTCGCGCCGACGCTGCCGAAGTACATCGCCCTGACCCTGGTGCTGCTGTTCGGCGGCATCGGCGTGGCCCTGTTCCTGGCCCGCAGCCTGGCGCACCAGGTGATCGCCCCGGTGCAGCGCCTCTCGGAAGGGATGCACAAGGTCGCCGCCGGCGGCAGCTTCGAGCCGGTCGAGGTGCAGGCCGACGACGAGCTGTTCCGCAGCCTCACCGCCAGCTTCAACCACCTGCTCGGCAAGCTCGGCGAGCGCGAAGACGACCTGCGGCGCGCCATGCGCGAGCTCGAGGAAGCGCGGGACGCCGCCAACGCCGCGAACGTGCTGAAGACCCAGTTCCTGGCCAACATGAGCCACGAGATCCGCACGCCGCTGAACGGCGTGCTGGCCATGGCCGAGGTCATGGCGATGGGCGAGCTCGACGCGGTGCAGCGCGACCGCCTCGACGTGATCCGCCAGTCGGGCAGCCTGCTGCTCGCCGTGCTGAACGACGTGCTCGACCTCTCCAAGATCGAGGCGGGCAAGCTCACCCTGGTGCTCGACGACTTCGAGCTCGGGGACGCCATGGCCGCGGCCGCCGAGCCCTTCCGCGTCATCGCCAGCGGCAAGGGGCTGAAGTTCGACTTCGCGGTCGCCGAGAACGCCCGCGGCTGGTGGCGCGCCGACAGCGACCGCCTGCGCCAGATCGTCGGCAACCTGCTGTCCAACGCCGTGAAGTTCACGCCGCGAGGGGCGGTGAAGGCCCGCGTCGACGTCAGCGCCGAGACCGGCGCGCTGCGCATCGTGGTCACGGACACCGGCGTCGGCATCGCGCCCGAGAAGCTGCCGACCCTCTTCGAGAAGTTCACCCAGGCCGACAACTCGGCGACGCGCCGCTTCGGCGGCACGGGCCTGGGCCTCGCCATCTGCCGCGAGCTGACCCAGATGATGGGCGGCTCGATCGACGTGGAGAGCCGCGAGGGCAAGGGCTCCACCTTCACCGTCGAGCTGCCGCTCGCCCGGGGTGAGCCGTCGGAGGCCGTCGCCGAGGGCGCGGACGGCCGCGGCGAGGACGGCGACCTGCGGCTCCTGGCGGCCGAGGACAACCCGACCAACCAGCAGGTGCTGCAGGCGGTCATGGATTCCCTGGGCATCGACATCGACATCGTGCCGGACGGCCAGGAGGCGGTCGACGCCTGGCGCACCGGCGGCTACGACCTGATCCTGATGGACATCCAGATGCCGGTCATGGACGGCATCGCCGCCGCGCGCGAGATCCGCCGGCTGGAACAGGACGGCGGCCGCCGCCGCACCCCGATCGTGGCCCTGACGGCGAACGCCCTGACGCACCAGATCGAGGAGTACCTCGCGGCCGGCATGGACGGCCACGTGGCCAAGCCGATCGAGATCGCCAAGCTCTACGAAGCGATCAGCGCCGCCCTCAACGCCGCCGCCGTCGGCGCGGCGGGCCAGGCCTCCGAGCCCGAGGCCTCCGCCGCCTGA
- a CDS encoding phosphoserine transaminase, protein MGDIAVTTPAKPAMRPARAEFSSGPCAKRPGWTPENLQNAVLGRSHRSKLGKARLKEAIDRTREVLQVPDDYLIGIVPGSDTGAMEMAMWSLLGARPVQMLAYESFGKDWVTDVTKQLKLEAEVLSAPYGQLPDLSKVRKDADLVFPWNGTTSGVRIPDAAFIAADREGLTICDATSAAFAQPLDWPKLDVVTFSWQKALGGEAGHGVLILSPRAVARLESYTPAWPMPKLFRMTKAGKLNAEIFEGSTINTPSMLCVEDYIDALRWAASIGGFAELRRRADSNLKVLEDWAAKTPWVGFLAEDPSIRSNTSVCLKVVDPRVTALSDDAQADFAKKLASALEKEGVAYDVAGYRDAPAGLRIWCGATVDSSDLEALTPWLDWAFEVTLAEFAPA, encoded by the coding sequence ATGGGAGACATCGCAGTGACTACACCCGCCAAGCCGGCGATGCGTCCGGCGCGTGCTGAGTTCTCTTCCGGCCCGTGCGCCAAGCGCCCCGGATGGACCCCCGAAAACCTCCAGAATGCAGTCCTTGGACGGTCTCACCGTTCCAAGCTCGGCAAGGCGCGCCTGAAAGAGGCGATCGACCGCACCCGCGAGGTACTGCAGGTTCCGGACGACTACCTGATCGGCATCGTGCCGGGCTCCGACACCGGGGCCATGGAGATGGCGATGTGGTCGCTGCTGGGCGCCCGGCCCGTGCAGATGCTGGCCTATGAGAGCTTCGGCAAGGACTGGGTCACCGACGTGACCAAGCAGCTGAAGCTCGAAGCCGAGGTGCTCAGCGCCCCCTACGGCCAGCTGCCCGACCTTTCCAAGGTCCGCAAGGACGCCGACCTGGTGTTCCCGTGGAACGGCACGACCTCGGGCGTGCGCATCCCGGACGCGGCCTTCATCGCCGCCGACCGCGAGGGCCTGACGATCTGCGACGCCACCAGCGCCGCCTTCGCCCAGCCGCTCGACTGGCCCAAGCTCGATGTCGTGACCTTCTCCTGGCAGAAGGCGCTGGGCGGCGAGGCCGGCCACGGCGTGCTGATCCTGTCGCCGCGCGCCGTCGCCCGGCTGGAGAGCTACACGCCCGCCTGGCCCATGCCGAAGCTGTTCCGCATGACCAAGGCCGGCAAGCTCAACGCCGAGATCTTCGAGGGCTCGACCATCAACACGCCCTCCATGCTCTGCGTGGAGGACTATATCGACGCCCTGCGCTGGGCCGCCTCGATCGGCGGCTTCGCCGAGCTTCGCCGCCGCGCGGACTCGAACCTCAAGGTGCTCGAGGACTGGGCCGCCAAGACCCCCTGGGTCGGCTTCCTGGCCGAGGATCCCTCGATCCGCTCCAACACCTCGGTGTGCCTGAAGGTGGTCGATCCGCGCGTCACGGCGCTGTCCGACGACGCCCAGGCCGACTTCGCCAAGAAGCTCGCCTCCGCGCTGGAGAAGGAGGGCGTGGCCTATGACGTAGCGGGCTACCGCGACGCCCCGGCCGGCCTTCGCATCTGGTGCGGCGCGACCGTCGACTCCTCCGACCTGGAGGCCCTGACCCCGTGGCTCGACTGGGCCTTCGAGGTCACGCTCGCCGAGTTCGCGCCGGCCTGA
- the serA gene encoding phosphoglycerate dehydrogenase: protein MPRVLIADKLSPAAIEIFKQRGVDADVKTGLPKEELLKIIGDYDGLAVRSATKADKDVIAAAKNLKVIGRAGIGVDNVDIPAATAAGVVVMNTPFGNSITTAEHAIAMMFALARQMPAADASTQAGKWEKNRFMGVELYGKTLGLIGAGNIGSIVADRALGLKMKVVAYDPFLSPERAVEIGVEKVELDELLARADVITLHTPLTDKTRNILSEENLKKTKKGVLIVNCARGGLVDEKALRKLLDEGHVGGAGFDVFVEEPAKDNVLFGAENFVATPHLGASTVEAQENVALQVAEQMSDYLLTGAVTNALNSPSVTAEEAPRLKPYVALADKLGLLAGQMVDFGVKAIDIAYEGDVAQLNTRPLTAAALAGVMRPMLAEVNMVSAPAVAKERGIVVSESKQDESPIYESLIRITVTTEKGKRSFAGSVMAGAPRIIEVKGMDLDAPFSTTMLYVNNLDKPGFIGALGALLAEANVNIATFNLGRVAAGEDAIAMVGVDQPPADNLVEKIRALPHVKEARVLRF from the coding sequence ATGCCTCGCGTACTGATCGCCGACAAACTCTCGCCCGCCGCCATCGAGATCTTCAAGCAGCGCGGCGTCGACGCCGACGTGAAGACCGGCCTTCCTAAGGAAGAGCTGCTCAAGATCATCGGCGACTATGACGGCCTGGCCGTCCGGTCGGCCACGAAGGCCGACAAGGACGTCATCGCCGCCGCCAAGAACCTCAAGGTCATCGGCCGCGCCGGCATCGGCGTCGACAACGTCGACATTCCGGCCGCCACCGCCGCCGGCGTCGTCGTCATGAACACCCCGTTCGGCAACTCGATCACCACTGCCGAACACGCCATCGCCATGATGTTCGCCCTGGCCCGCCAGATGCCCGCCGCCGACGCCTCCACCCAGGCCGGCAAGTGGGAGAAGAACCGCTTCATGGGCGTCGAGCTCTACGGCAAGACCCTCGGTCTGATCGGCGCCGGCAACATCGGCTCGATCGTCGCCGACCGGGCCCTGGGACTGAAGATGAAGGTCGTCGCCTACGATCCCTTCCTGTCGCCCGAGCGCGCCGTCGAGATCGGCGTCGAGAAGGTCGAGCTGGACGAGCTCCTGGCCCGCGCCGACGTCATCACCCTGCACACCCCGCTCACCGACAAGACCCGCAACATCCTGTCGGAAGAGAACCTGAAGAAGACCAAGAAGGGCGTGCTGATCGTCAACTGCGCCCGCGGCGGGCTGGTGGACGAGAAGGCCCTGCGCAAGCTGCTCGACGAGGGCCACGTCGGCGGCGCCGGCTTCGACGTCTTCGTCGAGGAGCCGGCCAAGGACAACGTGCTGTTCGGCGCCGAGAACTTCGTCGCCACCCCGCACCTCGGCGCCTCGACCGTCGAGGCGCAGGAGAACGTCGCCCTGCAGGTCGCCGAGCAGATGAGCGACTACCTGCTCACCGGCGCGGTCACCAACGCCCTCAACAGCCCCTCGGTCACCGCCGAGGAAGCGCCGCGCCTGAAGCCCTATGTGGCGCTGGCCGACAAGCTCGGCCTGCTGGCTGGCCAGATGGTCGACTTCGGCGTCAAGGCCATCGACATCGCCTACGAGGGCGACGTGGCCCAGCTCAACACCCGCCCCCTGACCGCCGCCGCCCTGGCGGGCGTGATGCGGCCGATGCTGGCCGAGGTGAACATGGTCTCGGCCCCGGCCGTGGCCAAGGAGCGCGGCATCGTCGTCTCGGAATCCAAGCAGGACGAGAGCCCGATCTATGAAAGCCTGATCCGCATCACCGTCACCACCGAGAAGGGCAAGCGCTCCTTCGCCGGCTCGGTGATGGCCGGCGCCCCGCGCATCATCGAGGTCAAGGGCATGGATCTCGACGCGCCGTTCTCGACGACGATGCTGTACGTCAACAACCTCGACAAGCCGGGCTTCATCGGCGCGCTCGGCGCACTCCTGGCCGAGGCCAACGTCAACATCGCCACCTTCAACCTCGGCCGCGTCGCCGCCGGCGAGGACGCCATCGCCATGGTCGGCGTCGATCAGCCCCCGGCCGACAACCTCGTCGAGAAGATCCGCGCCCTGCCGCACGTGAAGGAAGCGCGCGTCCTGCGGTTCTAG
- a CDS encoding MoaD/ThiS family protein: MINVLIPSQLTTYTDGATRVPAAGATVDEVLIDLDQRFPGLRFRVVDEQDRIRRHMRLFVGLEETRSVGRALADGDELLIFGALSGG, encoded by the coding sequence ATGATCAACGTGCTGATCCCCTCGCAGCTCACGACCTACACCGACGGCGCCACGCGGGTGCCGGCGGCCGGCGCGACCGTGGACGAGGTGCTGATCGACCTCGACCAGCGCTTCCCGGGCCTGCGCTTCCGGGTGGTGGACGAGCAGGACCGGATCCGCCGGCACATGCGCCTGTTCGTCGGCCTCGAAGAGACCCGCTCCGTCGGCCGCGCCCTGGCCGACGGAGACGAGCTGCTGATCTTCGGGGCGCTCTCCGGCGGCTAG
- a CDS encoding WD40/YVTN/BNR-like repeat-containing protein yields the protein MAEAVQLLIGTRKGAWLLKSDASRQAWRTEGPLFLGQIINHFRIDPRDGTTMLMAASTGHLGPTILRSTDGGQSWTEASRPPAFPKGEPHGRSVNHTFWLEPGHPDDPGVWWAATSPPGLFRSADGGESWESVEGLNAHPKVIDWLPPDGGTPDGAIVAGVVIDPRDKAHMYLATCSAGVLETADYGASWRPLNQNVRCDFLPDPYPEYGQDSHQIALAPTNPDRIWQQNHCGIYRLDRPGERWERIGEAMPSDVGDIGFSIVPHVRDDQTAWVFPMDGTEVWPRVSPGGRPAVYRTRDGGRTWERQANGFPVEQGWFTVKRQAFCGDAGAPQGLYLGTTGGEIWMSADEGESFRQVAAHLPEIYSVTAAPL from the coding sequence ATGGCCGAAGCCGTCCAACTGCTGATCGGCACGCGCAAGGGCGCGTGGCTGCTCAAGAGCGATGCGTCCCGCCAGGCGTGGCGCACAGAAGGCCCTCTGTTCCTGGGGCAGATCATCAACCACTTCCGGATCGATCCGCGGGACGGGACGACCATGCTGATGGCCGCCTCGACCGGCCATCTCGGCCCGACCATCCTGCGCTCGACCGACGGCGGGCAGAGCTGGACGGAGGCGAGCCGCCCGCCGGCCTTCCCCAAGGGCGAGCCGCACGGCCGCAGCGTGAACCACACCTTCTGGCTGGAGCCCGGGCACCCCGACGACCCCGGCGTCTGGTGGGCGGCCACCTCGCCGCCCGGCCTGTTCCGCTCGGCCGACGGCGGCGAAAGCTGGGAGAGCGTCGAGGGGCTCAACGCCCACCCCAAGGTCATCGACTGGCTGCCGCCGGACGGCGGCACCCCGGACGGAGCGATCGTCGCCGGGGTCGTGATCGATCCGCGCGATAAGGCGCACATGTACCTGGCGACCTGCTCGGCCGGCGTGCTGGAGACGGCCGACTACGGCGCCAGCTGGCGGCCGCTGAACCAGAACGTGCGCTGCGATTTCCTCCCGGACCCCTATCCGGAATACGGCCAGGACAGCCACCAGATCGCGCTGGCCCCGACCAATCCCGACCGCATCTGGCAGCAGAACCACTGCGGCATCTATCGCCTCGACCGGCCGGGCGAGCGCTGGGAGCGGATCGGCGAGGCCATGCCCAGCGACGTGGGCGACATCGGCTTCTCGATCGTGCCGCACGTGCGCGACGACCAGACGGCCTGGGTCTTTCCGATGGACGGGACGGAGGTCTGGCCGCGGGTCAGCCCGGGCGGGCGGCCTGCCGTCTACCGCACGCGCGACGGCGGGCGGACCTGGGAGCGGCAGGCCAATGGCTTCCCGGTCGAGCAGGGCTGGTTCACGGTCAAGCGCCAGGCGTTCTGCGGCGACGCCGGCGCGCCCCAGGGCCTCTATCTCGGCACCACGGGCGGGGAGATCTGGATGAGCGCCGACGAGGGCGAGAGCTTCCGCCAGGTCGCCGCCCACCTGCCCGAGATCTATTCGGTGACGGCCGCGCCCCTATGA
- a CDS encoding carboxylesterase/lipase family protein: MTDNSHRTASRRAVMAAGAALAAAAAAPRALAQTPAPPATAPAGLAAGGGSSKIFRTTEIATGKVQGIANGPVWEFKGIPYGAPTSGRNRFMPPKPAAAWSGVRECFGFGECCPQTQADIRGEYGQLIQWDRHDIAGMGEDCLNLNVWTPTTDRGARKPVFVVFHGGGFATGSGNGIGFDGKNLAYYADAVVVTVTHRLAAYGYLDLVGAGAPSEFRYAGVTGMMDLVAALQWVRQNVESFGGDPGKVMIFGQSGGGAKTSTVLAMPGAKGLFHRAAVQSGSALRLVTPEAGAGTAEKLLKTLGIGRANWGELQRISWQRLLEAQTATGGNFSPVIGTDALPNHPFDPKAPEVSADVPVIISTTLEDAALSLTNFDLTEAGLEAILEQRAPGHGKELLGLYRRYDPGATPFLIQAQALTDAGGRRAAYIQAARKAALGAAPAYVYQWNWRTPAYDGKFGAVHGIDVSASLHSYRDAFFAGSTPGKRMADRLASTWAAFVRTGDPNNGHIPPWTPYSDQRRAVMVFDNETRQEIGPRGEIRAFWEAYPPPPGPRG; the protein is encoded by the coding sequence ATGACCGACAACTCACATCGCACCGCCAGCCGCCGTGCGGTGATGGCGGCCGGCGCGGCCCTGGCCGCCGCCGCCGCCGCGCCGCGCGCCCTGGCCCAGACGCCCGCTCCCCCGGCCACGGCGCCCGCCGGCCTCGCGGCCGGCGGCGGCTCGTCGAAGATCTTCCGGACCACCGAGATCGCCACCGGCAAGGTTCAGGGCATCGCCAACGGCCCCGTCTGGGAGTTCAAGGGCATCCCCTACGGCGCGCCGACAAGCGGCCGGAACCGCTTCATGCCGCCGAAGCCGGCGGCCGCCTGGAGCGGGGTGCGCGAGTGCTTCGGCTTCGGCGAGTGCTGTCCGCAGACCCAGGCCGACATCCGGGGCGAGTACGGCCAGCTCATCCAGTGGGACCGGCACGACATCGCTGGCATGGGTGAGGACTGCCTGAACCTGAACGTGTGGACGCCGACCACCGATCGCGGCGCTAGGAAGCCGGTGTTCGTCGTCTTCCACGGCGGCGGCTTCGCCACCGGCTCGGGCAACGGCATCGGCTTCGACGGCAAGAACCTCGCCTACTACGCCGATGCGGTGGTGGTGACCGTCACCCATCGACTGGCCGCCTACGGCTACCTCGACCTGGTGGGGGCGGGCGCACCGTCGGAGTTCAGGTACGCCGGCGTGACCGGAATGATGGACCTTGTCGCCGCCCTGCAGTGGGTGCGCCAGAACGTGGAGAGCTTCGGCGGCGATCCCGGCAAGGTGATGATCTTCGGTCAGTCCGGCGGCGGGGCGAAGACCTCGACGGTGCTGGCCATGCCCGGCGCCAAGGGCCTGTTCCATCGGGCCGCCGTCCAGTCCGGCTCGGCCCTGCGGCTGGTGACGCCGGAAGCGGGCGCCGGGACCGCCGAGAAGCTCCTCAAGACCCTCGGCATCGGGCGGGCCAACTGGGGCGAGCTGCAGCGTATCTCCTGGCAGCGGCTCCTCGAGGCGCAGACCGCCACGGGGGGCAACTTCTCGCCGGTGATCGGCACCGACGCCCTGCCGAACCACCCGTTCGATCCCAAGGCGCCCGAGGTCTCCGCCGATGTGCCGGTGATCATCTCGACGACCCTGGAGGACGCCGCCCTCAGCCTGACCAACTTCGACCTCACGGAGGCGGGGCTCGAGGCGATTCTGGAGCAGCGCGCTCCCGGTCACGGCAAGGAGCTGCTCGGCCTCTACCGGCGCTACGATCCGGGCGCGACGCCGTTCCTTATCCAGGCCCAGGCCCTGACCGACGCCGGCGGTCGCCGGGCCGCCTACATCCAGGCGGCGCGCAAGGCCGCGCTCGGCGCCGCCCCCGCCTATGTCTACCAGTGGAACTGGCGCACCCCGGCCTACGACGGCAAGTTCGGCGCGGTGCACGGCATCGACGTTTCGGCCTCGCTGCACTCCTACCGCGACGCCTTCTTCGCCGGCTCGACGCCCGGCAAGCGGATGGCCGACCGGCTGGCCTCGACCTGGGCGGCGTTCGTCCGGACCGGCGATCCCAACAACGGTCACATCCCGCCGTGGACACCCTATTCGGACCAGCGCCGGGCGGTGATGGTGTTCGACAACGAGACGCGGCAGGAGATCGGGCCGCGCGGCGAAATCCGCGCCTTCTGGGAGGCCTATCCGCCGCCGCCCGGCCCGCGCGGCTGA
- a CDS encoding TetR/AcrR family transcriptional regulator, translating into MGEPAKPKVPRGPNAERRASTRAKILAAGVKCLAEFGYAATSTPLVAKMAKVSRGSLLHQFPTKVDLILAVAEHAWLIQRDYVRAEVAKRPTGREQFIGGVQAVWKGLQLPEAIALMEVMIAARSDAELAERYDAFADAREAGVSRTRRRMAIGQLGAPEHFSEVDAMAHLTSAALRGLALETVFIGRPTDSAAKVLALLEDMRRRFADEVEAEQAKAEDV; encoded by the coding sequence ATGGGGGAGCCAGCCAAACCGAAGGTCCCGCGCGGACCCAACGCCGAACGCCGCGCCTCGACGCGCGCGAAGATCCTCGCCGCGGGGGTGAAGTGTCTGGCCGAGTTCGGCTACGCCGCCACCTCCACGCCGCTGGTCGCCAAGATGGCCAAGGTGAGCCGCGGCTCGCTGCTGCACCAGTTCCCCACCAAGGTGGACCTCATCCTGGCGGTGGCCGAGCACGCCTGGCTGATCCAGCGCGACTATGTTCGGGCCGAGGTCGCCAAGCGCCCGACCGGCCGCGAGCAGTTCATCGGCGGGGTCCAGGCGGTTTGGAAGGGCCTTCAGCTGCCCGAGGCCATCGCCCTGATGGAGGTGATGATCGCCGCGCGCAGCGACGCCGAGCTCGCCGAACGCTACGACGCCTTCGCCGACGCGCGCGAGGCGGGCGTGTCGCGCACCCGCCGGCGCATGGCCATCGGCCAGCTCGGCGCGCCGGAACACTTCTCCGAGGTCGACGCCATGGCGCACCTGACCTCGGCCGCCCTGCGGGGCCTCGCGCTGGAGACGGTGTTCATCGGCCGCCCCACGGACAGCGCGGCCAAGGTGCTGGCGCTGCTGGAGGACATGCGCCGCCGCTTCGCCGACGAGGTCGAGGCCGAGCAGGCCAAGGCCGAGGACGTCTAG